TCTCTTAAACTTATCAAGAAAACCGAAGAAATCTTTAGGAGTAATGGATTTTATTTATCATTTCCTATTATATCCATTACATATGTGGAAAAGATCTTAGATGATGGAACATCTATATTTGATTTTAATATGGATAATAGAATAACAAAATCATATCTATTGAATTCAAACCCACACTTTTTTTCTGTTGAGAAACACAAAGAGATTTCAGTTTTTCCACATAACGATACAATAAATCTTGTATTAGTTAAGAGCTTACATGATACTGGTGTTGACTCATGGCCTAATGCTGCGACCTTTGAAAAGACCAATACCATATTTATATCAGAAACATGTTATGAGACTACATTAGCCCATATAATGATGAAGCACTTTGGTATATCAGATCAATATCATAATCCTAAAAATCTATCCTACGGTTGTGATCTATTAAGACTCGATACAAAGATGAGTGAAGAAGAGAAACTAATTCTTAGTGAAGAGCTAAGCGAGTCAGTTACAAATATATAAAATAGAGTATAAAAAAAACCACACTAAGTGTGGTTTTTTATATTTTAAAAATTATATTTATCTATTGAATCAATTCTGTAGTTAAACATTCGTTCGTTAATTTCGAAACTAAGAACATCTCCTACTACATGACCTAAGAGTTCAGCTCCTAAAGGAGACATATATGATATAATTCTATTAGAAGGATCTGATTCCCATGTACCAAGTATTATATAGTTCTCATTCTCATTTGAATCAATGTTATGTAACATAATAGAAGTACCAAAAGATACTTTTGAAGAATCAACACTATCAGGATCAACAATTTTTGCTTTACCAATCTCTTCTTTTAATCTACCAATTGTTATATTAAGATTTTCTTGTCTCTCTTTTCCTGCTTTATACTCAGCATTCTCTTTAAGGTCTCCCATCTCAATTGCAATACCAATCTCCTTAGAGTTTTTAGGTATTTCAACATCTAAAATATGTTTAAGTTCTTTCTGCTTTTTAGCATAACTCTCTTCTAAGCAGTATAGACCCCTTGCAGAAGAGAACGTTTGTTCCACATCTTCTTCTCCATAAAACTTCATCTTAGGGAATTTTAAAGCAATCTTATCTTTTAATCCTAATCTAATTGAAGGATCTAACTCCTTAACATCATTAATAATACTAAATAGTCTAGCTACTTCATCTTGATCAAATTCGTCTATGAAAGTATTAATTCTACCCTCTTTAAATAGGAAGCTTAATATCTGTCTATTGTACTTTCTATTATTAGCAGCGTCTTTTTTATTTTCAATATCCCTATAAGTCACTCTTAATAACTGAATAAGATTAACTAAAAGTTCACTATAACTTATATCTAGTTTTTCATACCAGTTCTCTTCATCAGCATTTCTAGCAAGCCAAATTAGAGACTCTCTGAACTCACGATGGTGGGTTATAATATCTTTAAAAAGAGAGATAACTCTATCTTTATGTCCAGTATGAATAAGTACTTCTACAGTGTGTTTATTTAAGTAGTATGGAAATAGGTTTACAAAAATATCTACCCAATCTTCACAGTTAGTTCTTATAAGTGAGAGAAAATCCTTCTTATAATCAGCTAATTTTATATTAGAGAATAGTTCTTCTAATTTTTCAATGTCATCAAAAAGTTCATTAAAACTATAGTTAATGCCTGGGTTTAAAAATGGATAAACCTTCATTATATTATTAACAAAAATATAACTTGTTACTACATACTCATTCACATTTGCTGTATTTAAGAAAGATGTGAAGTATGAGAACATCTCTCCAAAAAATTCAGAATCTGGATCAGAGTTTTCTAAAAACTCATTAATAACTTCAAGTCTATTAAAGAACTTTGAGTCAGCTCTAAATTTATTGTATGCTTTTTCCTCATATGATATAGGCTTATCTCTAACAATAAATTTATCAAGGTTATCAGGTAGGTTACCAAAGCTTGAATCAGTTTTTAATGTTTTTCTAGCCTCTGCACCCCAAGTAGTCCACTCACCTGGAGTTAACACAGAAGGTACAAGTTCAGCTTTAATTTTTTTCATATCAGCTGATTCAAAACTATTAATAATTGTAGTTAAAGCCCATTTTACATCACCTTTAACTTTTGCCTTTAATTTATCCTTAGCAATAACACCTTTTAATACCCAAATGTGCTTTTTATTTAAACTTGTTAAAGAGTTCACAGCCATTTTTAGAGACATTGAATGGCCTCTTTTTTTAACAAAATCAATAATGATATTATCACCATCGATATTTTTAATTACCCCAATATCCCATGTTCTATGGTATACAAAGTTTCCAGCATCAAAGGAGATATGTTTTTCAAAATCTGATATTGCATCGTGAACATGTCTCCAGCCTTGGCTTAAATTAGATAATCTTATATATTCGTCAAGATGACTATTATCAGAATATTTATTTTTAAAACAGTTAGTTATCTCTTTTCTTGCCCAACCATATTTAGGATCTAATATAAGAATCTTCTTTAAAATTATTATACATGTATCCCAATCTTCTTCTTCATTAAATTTAGGATAGAGTTCTTCTAAAAGAATAATTGATTTTTCAGCACCAATTATTTTTGTGTTTTTATTTGCTACATGAATAAAGAAATCAATATCAGTATGGCAATACTCGACTAATTTACTCCAAATTTCACCAATATTACCAACCATTTTTTTGTTAATATATCTGTAAATAGCTTTTTTATAATAGCTAACGGCATGGTCAATATCTCCAGCTTCTTCCTTAGCAATAGCTAGTTTTTTAATAATATCAGCTTCTTCATAATCAATTTTGATTAATCTTTCCCATACAGCGTATAAATTTTCTTTATCATTCTCTTGAGTATAGTATTCTGCTAAAGTTTTTAATGCTTGTTTATTCTCACCAAACTCTAATATTTTGTCGCATAAGTATTTAACAATATTCCACTTAGAATTTTTCACGAAGATATTAATTAAGATGATAAAACTAGTATCATCAACAAGTTGAGTTTCTAATGAAATCATTCCTGATAAATAAAGTGCAATTAAACTATTTTTAGAACCTTCTAAGTGTTCATTTGTTAGCTCCATTGCTTCATCCGCTTCATTGTTTTCCGTAATTTCTTCTAATAAATCATTTAGGATATTAAAATTACTAATGCTCCAAGATGCAATACCGCTTCCAGTCCATTTTTCTTCCTTAAGCATATCGCTTAATTTATTAATAGTTTCACTCATCTTTAAAAACACCTCTATCTAATTTAAGTATAAGTCGTAAATTTTTTTATCTAATAGTTTAATATTCAATAAAATTTCTTCAATCTCTGTTTTAGTAGCATTTGTCGAAACAAAAAAATCTAAAAGTCTAAAATAGTGATTAATTAATCTAGGAATTACGATTCCTCTATTAATCTCTCCAATAGTTAGTTGATTGTTAAGCGAGTATATACTCTGCTTTAGTAGTCCAACTTCAATTGGTTTTAGTTCTTTTTTCACTGAAAAAAGTCCTAAGATTGTACCATATACAGGTATCCACTCTTTTAATTCATTTAAAGGATACTCTTTATACTCTAAGTTTTCGATAATCTTTTTAATAATCATCGATTCTAAAGAGTCTAAATCAATATCCTGGGGAGCAATAAAAAAAGCCTCCCTAAAAAACAATTTTGAATGTTTTTCTTCATCAATTAATGAGTAAACATCTGCCAACTGGGCTAAAATAGAAGAGCTGTTTTTTGTAATAGTAACCGCCTCTTCTAGTAATTTTTGAGCTAAATCATAATCACCCAGTATCTTTTGACAAAAACCCTGCTTTAATAGTAGATCAGGATTCTTTTCATTATTAGTTAGCTCACTATATCTTTTGAAAGATATATAAGCGGTATTGTAAATCCAGTGTTCAATATCTTTAACACCATGATCGATTAATATTGAGTTTTGATGTATATAACTCTTAGTAAAACTCTTTGCTTCCCTAAGTAAATACTCACCTTTTTCAAAAAAATCATCAATTTTATCAAGTTTTACTTGACGTTCCTTCCAATACCCTGCTATTTTCATACCAGATTTAGCTTCGATACTCTCGAAATTAATCACCAAAGCATCATGAAATGCATCCCATGATTCTTCTATTTTACCTTGGTATAAAAAATCTTTGGCAAAGTTTAAATGTTTTTCAAAGCTCTTTTGATTAAATTCGCTTAACCTTTTGTTCTTTTTTACACCACTTCGCATTCCTCTAAGAATACATCAGTTAAGGGTGGAGAGTCAACAAACCTACATAAAATAATCTGTATTTGATTATAATATTAAATAGGTGGTATTATTAAAATATGAAAGATGAAGATATAGAAAATAAAAAAATCATAAGTGCACCTTCCGTTTTAAGTGCAAATTTTTCAAAAATGGGAGAAGCCATTAATACAATTAACGAAGCTGGTGCAGATTGGGTTCATTTAGATGTTATGGATGGATCATTTGTACCTGTTATAACTTTTGGTCATAAACTTGTTGAGGATATAAGACCGTTAACTGACAAGGTCTTTGATGTTCACTTAATGGTCAATAATCCAGGTAATCAAATTGAAAATTTTATTAACGCTGGTGCAAACTATTTAACAATCCACTATGAGGCTGATTTACACTTAAATAGTACTCTAAAAAGAATTAGAGATTTAGGTTGCAAATGTGGAGTGTCCATTATTCCATCTACACCTGTATCTGTTTTAGAGCATATTCTCCCTTTTGTAGATCTGGTTTTGGTTATGTCTGTTAATCCCGGTTTTGGAGGACAAACTTTAATAGAAGATACATTAATTAAAGTTACACAACTTGCCGACATTAAAAAAGAGAGAGGTTTTGATTATTTAATTTCCATTGATGGTGGAGTTAATAGAAACACTGCTTCTAAGGTCATTTCATCAGGAATAGATGTATTTGTTGCAGGATCTGCTTTTTTTGGGGCACAAAATCCTAAAGAAGAATTAAAAATAATTAAAGGGTATTAAACGGGGTATTATGTCTTCCAATAAAATTTTGATAGTTTTTTATATAATAATAATGTCAAATTTTTGCTTTGCAGAAGTTTTAGTTGATAATGATATGGTAAAAGGGATAGATTACTATTCAAAAAAGAGTTACTTAGACTCTGTATACCATTTTAATTTAGTTATAGCAAAGAATAATAAACTATTAAATGAGGCTTACTATTGGAAGGCAAAAGCACTGTATGAGTTAAACCTCTATGATCAGTCTAAAAGTACCCTAGAACTTTTTTTTAGAAAAGCTACAATTCAAACTTCATATTATGAAGACTCTAGGTTTTTATATTGTAAAATTTTCTACAAATTAAAAAAGTATGATGATGCTTTACTACTGTTTAATCAGTTTACTAGAAATAAATCATTTAATTTTTATGCTAATGCAGCTATATTTTGGATTGGAGAGACATATTTACAACTCTCTAACTTAAAATTAGCTAAAAAGTCCTTTGAACAGTACCTAAAAATATATCCTGATAATAAGATTGCTCTAAATAGGATTACTAATATAGATAATATTTTATCTATTATGGAAAAGAAGAATTCATCAGATAAAATCACAACTCTAGATAAGGCTTCATGGTTATCTGAATATGTCTCTATTGAGCAGAAAGAGGCAACTAATTCAGATAAAAAGTACATATCAAATTTTTTAGATAGCTTTGAAAATAAGGATGAGTTTTTCGATTGGTTATCAAAATACTACTTAGTAGATAAAAAAAATGAAAAAAGTAGTGATAAAGAGAATATAATTAAAGTAGAAGATAAGTCTGATAAGCCTATGGAGAGTAGTGAATTAGATTATATAGAAAAGGCTCTATTAGATGAACTAGAAATGAAAGTTTTAGAAGAGTTAGGAGTTTCAAATTGAAAAGTAAAATATTTTTACTATACTTACTTATAACTATATCACTATTTTCTGAGTCAAATATTCTAGAAAATTCCAGTTTTGGAATTAAAGAGAGTAGGGATGGGTACATTGATTTATATTTAAAAGGTAAAAGTAGTGAGATTACTACAGTTTTAGACTCTGTAAACTACCTTAACTCCAGGATTTATATAAAAGACAGCGATAAACGATTTTATTTAAGGGATAAATCAAAGTTCGCCATTACCGTAAGTGAAAATCAGTTTGAAATAAAATGGAGATCTGACTCTGCTGATGTTATTGAGATATATAAAATTAACAATCTTGGGTTTGACTACTCTATAGAGTTAATAAATAGAACAGATGTAAATAGAAATTTTGGAATTTATTTAATGTACGATACTTATTTTGGGGAAGATAGTCATGAGCATTTTATTGTTAATGATGATAAAATTGTTAAATATGAGAAAACATATAATAACTTAGAGGTTCCTTTCTCTATTAAGTCTAAAAATGAAAGAGAACAGTTTATTGAGTTTAGATTAACAGATAAAGGATTCACTAAACCAGATAGTGTAATTCTTGGAAATTGGGATCGTTTAGCCTTTAGTAAAAAGTGGCCATATATTCCTAAGGCCGGAGGATTATTCTCCTATGGTTATTACTCGATAAATGACTCTGGGATAGGTTTGGTATTTAATGGACAGTATATAGAGCCTAATGAATCAGTTGTCTTTAAATTTGGGATAAATCTTGTATCAAATAAAATAGTTAATAAAGAAAAAACTACAATTGTTAAAGAAAAGAAATGGATAACCCTAGAGAGAGAGAACGATCTACAGGCAGATGATAAAGTCGTAGAAGATAATGTAGTAGAAGATAATATAGTAGAAGA
Above is a genomic segment from Thiospirochaeta perfilievii containing:
- the greA gene encoding transcription elongation factor GreA: MSETINKLSDMLKEEKWTGSGIASWSISNFNILNDLLEEITENNEADEAMELTNEHLEGSKNSLIALYLSGMISLETQLVDDTSFIILINIFVKNSKWNIVKYLCDKILEFGENKQALKTLAEYYTQENDKENLYAVWERLIKIDYEEADIIKKLAIAKEEAGDIDHAVSYYKKAIYRYINKKMVGNIGEIWSKLVEYCHTDIDFFIHVANKNTKIIGAEKSIILLEELYPKFNEEEDWDTCIIILKKILILDPKYGWARKEITNCFKNKYSDNSHLDEYIRLSNLSQGWRHVHDAISDFEKHISFDAGNFVYHRTWDIGVIKNIDGDNIIIDFVKKRGHSMSLKMAVNSLTSLNKKHIWVLKGVIAKDKLKAKVKGDVKWALTTIINSFESADMKKIKAELVPSVLTPGEWTTWGAEARKTLKTDSSFGNLPDNLDKFIVRDKPISYEEKAYNKFRADSKFFNRLEVINEFLENSDPDSEFFGEMFSYFTSFLNTANVNEYVVTSYIFVNNIMKVYPFLNPGINYSFNELFDDIEKLEELFSNIKLADYKKDFLSLIRTNCEDWVDIFVNLFPYYLNKHTVEVLIHTGHKDRVISLFKDIITHHREFRESLIWLARNADEENWYEKLDISYSELLVNLIQLLRVTYRDIENKKDAANNRKYNRQILSFLFKEGRINTFIDEFDQDEVARLFSIINDVKELDPSIRLGLKDKIALKFPKMKFYGEEDVEQTFSSARGLYCLEESYAKKQKELKHILDVEIPKNSKEIGIAIEMGDLKENAEYKAGKERQENLNITIGRLKEEIGKAKIVDPDSVDSSKVSFGTSIMLHNIDSNENENYIILGTWESDPSNRIISYMSPLGAELLGHVVGDVLSFEINERMFNYRIDSIDKYNF
- a CDS encoding tetratricopeptide repeat protein; translated protein: MRSGVKKNKRLSEFNQKSFEKHLNFAKDFLYQGKIEESWDAFHDALVINFESIEAKSGMKIAGYWKERQVKLDKIDDFFEKGEYLLREAKSFTKSYIHQNSILIDHGVKDIEHWIYNTAYISFKRYSELTNNEKNPDLLLKQGFCQKILGDYDLAQKLLEEAVTITKNSSSILAQLADVYSLIDEEKHSKLFFREAFFIAPQDIDLDSLESMIIKKIIENLEYKEYPLNELKEWIPVYGTILGLFSVKKELKPIEVGLLKQSIYSLNNQLTIGEINRGIVIPRLINHYFRLLDFFVSTNATKTEIEEILLNIKLLDKKIYDLYLN
- the rpe gene encoding ribulose-phosphate 3-epimerase, whose product is MKDEDIENKKIISAPSVLSANFSKMGEAINTINEAGADWVHLDVMDGSFVPVITFGHKLVEDIRPLTDKVFDVHLMVNNPGNQIENFINAGANYLTIHYEADLHLNSTLKRIRDLGCKCGVSIIPSTPVSVLEHILPFVDLVLVMSVNPGFGGQTLIEDTLIKVTQLADIKKERGFDYLISIDGGVNRNTASKVISSGIDVFVAGSAFFGAQNPKEELKIIKGY
- a CDS encoding tetratricopeptide repeat protein, with translation MSNFCFAEVLVDNDMVKGIDYYSKKSYLDSVYHFNLVIAKNNKLLNEAYYWKAKALYELNLYDQSKSTLELFFRKATIQTSYYEDSRFLYCKIFYKLKKYDDALLLFNQFTRNKSFNFYANAAIFWIGETYLQLSNLKLAKKSFEQYLKIYPDNKIALNRITNIDNILSIMEKKNSSDKITTLDKASWLSEYVSIEQKEATNSDKKYISNFLDSFENKDEFFDWLSKYYLVDKKNEKSSDKENIIKVEDKSDKPMESSELDYIEKALLDELEMKVLEELGVSN